The Terriglobales bacterium nucleotide sequence CTTAGATCAGCACGAGAAGTCAAACTTCTTGAATCGGGAGCTTGATGGCAACCATCGAAAAGTTGAACGCCCCTGAGCCACTTACTGAGGAGCTGCAGCTTGTCAATGCAGCCAAGGCAGGTGACATCAGTGCGTTCGAAGAACTCGTAAGACGATATGATCGTAATGTCTTCCGGATTGCGCAGCACATTACGCAAAATCGGGAAGATGCGGAAGATGTAGTACAAGACGCCTTCATGAAGGCGTACGAAAATCTGGGCCAGTTCCAGGGGCAGTCGAAGTTCTATACCTGGCTGGTTCGGATAGCCGTAAATGAGGCGTTGATGAAGCTCCGGCGTCGTCGCCCGGAGCGTATGGTTTCGCTGGATGAGGAAGTAAGAACAGAAGAGGATTCCATGCCGCGAGAGATCGCGGACTGGTCTCCCAACCCCGAGCAGCTTTACAACCAGAGCGAGCTTCGGGACATACTGGGCAAGACGATCCAGGGTCTTCCCCCCAGCTTTCGGACGGTTTTTGTCCTGCGGGATGTAGAAGGTCTCTCTACAGAAGAGACTGCTGAAGCCTTGGATTTGAGCATACCTGCGGTAAAGTCGCGTTTGCTCCGGGCTCGCCTGCAATTACGAGAAAGGTTGAACAAGTACTTCAAGGCCAG carries:
- a CDS encoding sigma-70 family RNA polymerase sigma factor produces the protein MATIEKLNAPEPLTEELQLVNAAKAGDISAFEELVRRYDRNVFRIAQHITQNREDAEDVVQDAFMKAYENLGQFQGQSKFYTWLVRIAVNEALMKLRRRRPERMVSLDEEVRTEEDSMPREIADWSPNPEQLYNQSELRDILGKTIQGLPPSFRTVFVLRDVEGLSTEETAEALDLSIPAVKSRLLRARLQLRERLNKYFKARKSGDGNK